From Candoia aspera isolate rCanAsp1 chromosome 8, rCanAsp1.hap2, whole genome shotgun sequence, a single genomic window includes:
- the SDAD1 gene encoding protein SDA1 homolog, with amino-acid sequence MTARNNNKLPLNLPQLQNLIKRDPPSYTEEFLQQYRHYQSNVDIFKLQPAKPNKELAELVMFLAQVAHCYPKYLENFPQQLKELLSYCHTVLDPDLRMTFCRALILLRNKNLINPTSLLELFFELLRCHDKFLRKTLYTHIVTDIKNINGKHKNNKMNTMLQSFMYTMLQDSNPTAAKISLDVMVELYRRNIWNDARTVNIITLACFSKVTKIQVAGLTFFLGKDEDEKKDSDSESEDDGPSARDLVVRYATGKKTTKNKKKLEKAMQVLKKHKKKKKPEVFNFSAIHLIHDPQDFAEKLLKQLESSKERFEVKMMLMGLISRLVGIHELFLFNFYPFVQRFLQPHQREVTKILLFAAQASHQLVPPEIMQPVLMTIANNFVTDKNSGEVMTVGINAIKEISARCPLGMTEDLLQDLAQYRSHKNKNVMMSARTLIHLFQSLNPQMLQKKFRGKPTEATSEAKIHEYGELDVKDYIPGAEVLELEKEEEENLEEDGWETASYSEEEDDEEGEWVDVHHSLDEEQQEMAEKIESMPVEERKAKASAISSGRLLTQEDFQKIRLAQLSKEMKSAPGKAAKRKNIEIESDDESRGELLSLRDIERLHKKPRSDKETRLATALAGKTDRKEFVKKKSKLNPFASSTNKEKKKQKNFMMMRYSHNVRVKNKRSFREKQLALRDALLRQKKRLMK; translated from the exons ATGACCGCTCGCAACAACAACAAGCTGCCCCTGAACTTGCCGCAGCTGCAGAACTTGATCAAGCGGGACCCGCCGTCTTATACCGAAGAG TTCCTTCAACAATATCGCCATTATCAGTCCAATGTGGATATATTCAAACTTCAGCCAGCAAAGCCCAATAAAGAATTGGCTGAACTGGTGATGTTCTTGGCCCAG GTCGCCCATTGCTACCCTAAATATCTAGAAAACTTTCCACAACAGTTGAAGGAATTACTGTCCTATTGTCACACAGTCTTGGATCCAGATCTTCGGATG ACATTTTGCAGAGCTCTGATCTTGCTGCGAAACAAGAACCTGATTAACCCCACAAGCTTGTTGGAACTTTTCTTTGAGCTGCTCCGTTGCCATGATAAATTTTTACGGAAA ACGTTATACACTCATATCGTCACTGATATCAAGAACATCAATGGCAAACACAAGAACAACAAAATGAACACT ATGCTTCAGAGTTTCATGTACACAATGCTGCAAGACAGCAACCCAACTGCAGCCAAGATTTCACTGGATGTGATGGTTGAGCTGTACAGGAGGAACATCTG gaatgaTGCCAGAACTGTGAACATCATCACCCTGGCTTGTTTTTCCAAAGTCACCAAG ATCCAAGTTGCTGGCTTGACATTTTTCCTTGGGAAGGATGAAGATGAAAAGAAAGACAGTGATTCAGAATCAGAG GATGATGGTCCCTCGGCAAGAGACTTGGTGGTACGGTATGCCACTGGAAAGAAAACcacaaagaacaagaagaaaCTAGAGAAAGCTATGCAAGTTTTAAAA AaacacaagaagaagaagaagccagAAGTGTTCAACTTCTCTGCAATTCATTTAATCCATGATCCCCAAG ACTTTGCTGAGAAACTATTAAAGCAGCTGGAATCCTCAAAGGAGCGGTTTGAAGTGAAGATGATGTTGATGGGTCTGATTTCTAGGCTGGTTGGGATTCACGAG CTTTTCCTCTTCAACTTTTACCCTTTTGTGCAACGATTCCTACAACCCCACCAGAGAG AAGTTACCAAGATTCTTCTTTTTGCTGCACAAGCATCGCATCAGCTTGTCCCACCAGAG ATTATGCAgccagtgctcatgacaatagccAACAACTTTGTCACAGACAAAAACTCTGGGGAAGTTATGACAGTTGG gATCAATGCTATTAAAGAGATATCTGCTCGATGTCCTCTGGGCATGACAGAAGATTTGCTTCAAGACCTGGCTCAATACAGATCTCATAAAAACAAAA ATGTCATGATGTCCGCAAGGACCCTGATACACCTGTTCCAGTCATTGAATCCACAAATGTTGCAGAAAAAATTCCGg GGTAAACCAACAGAAGCCACATCAGAAGCCAAGATTCATGAATATGGGGAATTGGATGTCAAAGATTATattccaggagctgaagtccTGGAGCtcgagaaggaagaagaagaaaatcttgAAGAAG ATGGTTGGGAGACAGCCAGCTATAGTGAAGAGGAAGATGACGAAGAGGGAGAATGGGTGGATGTGCATCACTCCTTGGATGAGGAACAGCAAGAGAtg GCTGAAAAGATTGAAAGCATGCCTGTGGAAGAACGGAAGGCCAAGGCATCAGCCATCAGCAGTGGCCGTCTTCTCACTCAGGAAGACTTTCAGAAAATCCGGCTTGCTCAGCTTAGCAAAGAAATGAAATCTGCACCTGGCAAGGCAGCCAAGAGAAAGAATATTGAAATTGAGAGTGACGATGAATCACG GGGGGAGCTGCTTTCACTTAGAGACATCGAACGCCTCCATAAAAAGCCTCGGTCTGATAAAGAGACAAGATTAGCTACTGCATTG GCTGGCAAGACCGACAGAAAAGAGTttgtgaaaaagaaatcaaagttgAACCCTTTCGCCAGCTCCActaacaaagagaagaaaaagcaaaagaatttCATGATGATGCGGTACAGCCACAACGTCCGGGTGAAAAATAAGCGTTCTTTTAGGGAGAAGCAG CTGGCTCTACGGGATGCACTCTTGAGACAGAAAAAAAGGCTGATGAAATAA
- the CXCL9 gene encoding C-X-C motif chemokine 9, translating into MRRVCAVSLSLLFLLAVGIQGMVTSLKNHCKCRSMSPSPLSMRLVMKFETFPRSASCDQTEYIVTLNSGKQQCLDPTSQAVQKMLRKYEKCKLLQHFGMENWYFYIALRLQWLL; encoded by the exons ATGAGGAGGGTGTGTGCTGTTTCCCTTTCTTTGCTCTTCCTGCTTGCAGTGGGAATACAAG GAATGGTGACCAGTTTAAAGAATCATTGTAAGTGCAGAAGTATGTCTCCCAGTCCTTTATCAATGAGATTAGTGATGAAGTTCGAAACCTTCCCCAGAAGTGCTTCCTGTGACCAAACTGAATACAT AGTGACACTGAACTCCGGAAAACAGCAGTGCCTTGACCCAACTTCGCAAGCAGTGCAGAAAATGCTCAGAAAGTATGAAAAATGTAAGTTGCTTCAGCACTTTGGGATGGAGAATTGGTACTTTTATATCGCTCTCCGGTTGCAATGGCTACTGTAA